One Ahaetulla prasina isolate Xishuangbanna chromosome 1, ASM2864084v1, whole genome shotgun sequence DNA window includes the following coding sequences:
- the RTN4IP1 gene encoding reticulon-4-interacting protein 1, mitochondrial: protein MLLRGHTLSKKVCSKLLGCLSLAGLRKSLSLQPQSRKFHVSCQRCSTMPSWVIDRYGKNDVLRLTSNMIFPAIRLPNEVIIKVHAASLNPIDVNMRNGYGARALRVKRDPLHISEKGNEFPLILGRDVSGVVMECGPSVCYFKPGDEVWAAIPPWKQGTLSEFVLASGNEISRKPKCLTHTEAASLPYVGLTTWFAVSNAGGLNADNCPNKRILIIGASGGVGTFAIQLMKAWSGHVTAVCSQDASELVKCLGADDVIDYKSGNVEEQLKKLPKFDFILDNVGGSTENWAPNLLKKWSGASYVSLVTPFLVNMDRLGVADGMLRTGITIGAKVLKHLYNGIHYRWSFFASNGPYLDEIATLVNAGKIHPVIDQVFEFSDVPMAFQKMERGHARGKTVINVINKKY, encoded by the exons ATGTTGCTAAGGGGACACACACTTAGCAAGAAAGTTTGTTCTAAATTGTTGGGCTGTCTTAGCCTGGCTGGATTGAGGAAGAGTTTGAGTCTACAGCCACAGAGTAGGAAGTTCCATGTTTCCTGTCAAAGATGCTCAACAATGCCTTCTTGGGTGATTGATCGCTATGGGAAAAACGATGTACTCCGACTCACTAGTAATATGATATTTCCTGCAATTCGCCTCCCTAATGAAGTTATTATTAAAGTTCATGCTGCAAGTTTAAATCCCATAGATGTTAACATGCGAA ATGGCTATGGAGCTCGTGCTCTAAGAGTGAAACGGGATCCTCTGCACATTTCAGAAAAAGGCAACGAATTTCCTCTAATTCTAGGTCGAGATGTTTCTGGGGTTGTTATGGAATGTGGACCGAGTGTTTGCTACTTCAAACCTGGAGATGAG GTATGGGCAGCAATTCCACCCTGGAAACAAGGTACCTTGTCAGAGTTTGTTCTAGCAAGTGGAAATGAG ATATCAAGGAAACCGAAGTGTCTCACTCACACTGAAGCTGCGTCTTTGCCTTATGTTGGTCTAACAACATGGTTTGCTGTGTCCAATGCTGGGGGACTCAATGCAGATAATTGTCCCAACAAAAG AATATTGATCATAGGTGCATCAGGTGGAGTGGGTACCTTTGCTATACAG TTAATGAAAGCTTGGAGTGGTCACGTCACTGCAGTTTGTTCTCAGGATGCCAGCGAATTGGTAAAATGTCTTGGAGCAGATGATGTAATTGATTATAAATCAGGAAATGTGGAAGAGCAGCTCAAAAAATTACCCAA GTTTGATTTCATCCTAGATAATGTTGGTGGATCTACTGAAAACTGGGCTCCTAATCTTCTCAAAAAGTGGTCAGGGGCCAGCTATGTGTCTTTGGTGACACCCTTTTTAGTGAATATGGACAGACTTGGCGTAGCTGATGGTATGCTACGGACTGGTATCACTATTGGTGCAAAAGTTTTGAAG CATCTTTATAATGGGATCCATTACCGATGGTCATTTTTTGCATCAAATGGCCCTTATCTGGATGAGATTGCAACTCTTGTTAATGCAGGAAAG